A DNA window from Impatiens glandulifera chromosome 7, dImpGla2.1, whole genome shotgun sequence contains the following coding sequences:
- the LOC124946217 gene encoding protein NEGATIVE GRAVITROPIC RESPONSE OF ROOTS-like — protein MKFFSWMHKKLINGGQAQTKSIQQEKQEQYYCHEQRQLLSIGTLGNHAITEKPNIQKQSLMMSEEENDEDMSDFSPEEVGKLEKELKKLLRKKELSVSASTELPLDRFLNCPSSLEMDRRISDISSCSSSSVQQDEEEEVIIDRTIRVIIDRCKTICKERKKGKLGIGKKSISFLFNKMFFLCGNGFNSSPATSMIDSRMEKLLRTMLSMKFNHSQNKKQLVEGKSLRSRKELESDEIDEKKNGHQWVKTDSEYIVLEI, from the exons ATGAag TTCTTCAGTTGGATGCATAAGAAGCTCATTAATGGTGGACAAGCTCAAACAAAGTCAATTCAACAAG AAAAGCAAGAACAGTACTACTGTCATGAACAAAGGCAGCTTCTTTCAATAGGAACTCTGGGTAATCATGCAATTACAGAAAAACCCAATATCCAGAAACAGAGTCTGATGATGTccgaggaagaaaatgatgAAGACATGTCGGACTTCTCGCCGGAGGAAGTGGGGAAGTTAGAAAAAGAGTTGAAAAAGTTGTTGAGAAAGAAAGAATTATCAGTTTCTGCTTCGACTGAGCTTCCTTTGGATAGATTTCTTAACTGTCCTTCAAGCTTGGAGATGGATCGTAGGATCTCTGACATCTCTTCTTGCAGCAGCAGCAGTGTTCaacaagatgaagaagaagaagtgattaTTGATCGCACCATTAGAGTGATTATTGACAGATGCAAAACCATTTgtaaggaaagaaaaaaagggAAACTTGGAATTGGGAAGAAGTCAATTTCTTTCCTTTTTAACAAGATGTTCTTTTTATGTGGAAATGGCTTCAACTCATCTCCGGCTACTTCCATGATAGATTCAAGAATGGAAAAG CTTCTGAGGACGATGCTTTCAATGAAATTCAATCATTCTCAAAACAAGAAACAATTGGTGGAGGGAAAATCATTAAGAAGTAGGAAGGAATTGGAATCAGATGAAAttgatgagaaaaaaaatggGCATCAATGGGTTAAGACAGATTCAGAAT ATATTGTTTTGGAGATTTGA